The following coding sequences are from one Paenibacillus tundrae window:
- the metA gene encoding homoserine O-acetyltransferase MetA, translating into MPIKIPDTLPAKEVLAGENIFVMDETSAYQQDIRPLRIAILNLMPTKETTETQLLRLVGNTPIQVDIVLVHPKSHTSKNTSQEYLDEFYKTFDEIEHRRFDGMIITGAPVEQMDFEDVNYWKEIQEIFEWTKTNVTSTMHICWASQAGLYHHFGVPKVSLDEKCFGVFPHTINKSHVPLLRGFDEVFNVPHSRHTEVRHEDIEKDERLEILAESEDAGIFLVATKDGKQIFVTGHAEYDPLSLKWEYDRDAAKGLNVALPKNYFPKDDPSRVPPATWRAHANLLFSNWLNYYVYQETPYDIGPQI; encoded by the coding sequence ATGCCAATCAAAATACCGGACACTTTACCTGCGAAGGAAGTGCTTGCAGGGGAAAACATCTTTGTCATGGACGAGACATCCGCATATCAACAGGATATTCGTCCGCTTCGTATCGCTATATTAAACCTTATGCCAACGAAAGAAACGACCGAGACCCAGCTCTTACGTTTGGTGGGGAATACACCTATACAGGTCGACATCGTTCTGGTACATCCGAAATCTCATACATCTAAGAACACTTCCCAGGAGTACCTGGATGAATTCTACAAAACATTTGATGAAATCGAACATCGCCGCTTCGATGGCATGATCATTACAGGTGCACCTGTAGAACAGATGGATTTCGAGGACGTGAACTATTGGAAGGAAATCCAAGAAATCTTCGAATGGACCAAAACAAATGTTACTTCAACCATGCATATATGTTGGGCCTCACAAGCGGGCTTATACCATCACTTCGGCGTTCCTAAAGTTTCATTGGACGAAAAGTGCTTTGGCGTATTTCCACACACGATTAACAAATCTCATGTTCCACTCCTGCGTGGTTTCGATGAAGTGTTTAATGTTCCTCATTCACGTCACACTGAAGTGCGTCATGAAGATATTGAGAAGGACGAGCGTCTTGAAATTTTGGCTGAATCTGAGGATGCAGGTATTTTCCTAGTTGCAACCAAAGACGGTAAACAGATTTTCGTTACCGGACATGCTGAGTACGATCCGTTATCCCTCAAGTGGGAATATGACCGCGATGCAGCCAAAGGATTAAATGTAGCGCTACCTAAAAATTATTTCCCGAAAGATGATCCTTCCCGTGTTCCTCCAGCGACATGGCGGGCGCATGCTAACTTATTATTCTCTAATTGGCTCAATTACTATGTGTATCAAGAAACACCTTACGATATTGGTCCGCAAATTTAA
- a CDS encoding phosphodiester glycosidase family protein, producing the protein MSSIQTRSSKRWWTGAMALVLALPVLLSGAVSAPQTAEAKAAISTKVQKVKAAGRSFTVQTVSIPKGTPVTVGLAKKQVGQTATLPSIVKAYGAQAAINGAFFEAYNGAPDPYGMLIANGKVIHIGRYGTSIGFKEDGTAIMDSLRVNLTGMVTTPEGKSRSWYATFINRTPSANASITMLYTPERGSTVGFKGGTAVVIEKGIVTKKVPNTNIAIPKNSSVLVFTGSHKSNADRFVVGSTVEMNYKYTNAAGKEIPWDEVVTAVGAGPRLVKDGKISINPASEGFKDPKILNASGARSGIAIMADGSVLLATVSGATMKEWAAVMQKLGAKQAMNLDGGASSGMYAGGKMLTSPGRLLSNTLVFGGSVK; encoded by the coding sequence GTGAGCAGTATTCAAACAAGATCAAGTAAGAGATGGTGGACAGGGGCTATGGCTCTTGTCCTGGCTTTACCGGTATTATTATCAGGGGCAGTAAGTGCTCCACAGACAGCCGAAGCAAAAGCAGCAATCAGTACTAAAGTGCAGAAAGTAAAAGCAGCAGGACGTAGTTTCACCGTGCAAACGGTTAGTATTCCAAAAGGTACACCAGTGACAGTAGGATTAGCGAAGAAACAGGTAGGTCAGACAGCAACATTGCCTTCCATTGTCAAAGCGTATGGGGCGCAAGCAGCGATTAACGGAGCTTTCTTTGAGGCTTATAATGGTGCTCCAGATCCATATGGCATGTTAATAGCTAATGGTAAAGTAATACATATAGGAAGATACGGTACAAGCATTGGTTTTAAAGAAGATGGCACAGCTATCATGGATTCACTTCGTGTGAACTTAACAGGAATGGTAACGACGCCAGAAGGCAAATCCCGCAGTTGGTATGCTACCTTTATTAACAGAACCCCTTCAGCAAATGCAAGCATTACGATGCTGTATACGCCTGAGCGTGGTTCGACGGTTGGGTTCAAAGGTGGTACAGCAGTAGTGATCGAGAAAGGGATCGTTACCAAAAAAGTACCGAATACCAATATTGCCATTCCTAAGAATAGCTCAGTTCTGGTCTTCACAGGCAGTCATAAATCCAACGCCGATCGTTTCGTGGTTGGCTCCACGGTTGAGATGAATTATAAGTACACGAATGCAGCAGGCAAGGAAATTCCTTGGGATGAAGTCGTTACTGCTGTAGGAGCTGGCCCGCGTCTCGTTAAGGATGGGAAGATTTCGATTAATCCAGCAAGTGAAGGCTTCAAGGATCCAAAAATCTTGAATGCCTCTGGTGCAAGAAGCGGGATCGCTATCATGGCCGATGGTTCTGTTCTTCTGGCGACCGTTTCCGGAGCAACGATGAAGGAATGGGCTGCTGTGATGCAGAAGCTTGGAGCGAAGCAAGCGATGAATCTGGATGGTGGTGCATCTTCAGGTATGTATGCTGGTGGTAAAATGCTCACTTCGCCTGGTCGCTTGTTAAGCAACACACTCGTTTTTGGTGGCTCCGTTAAATAA
- a CDS encoding arsenate reductase family protein, which yields MSQLKVYQYAKCGTCRKAVKWLEAQEHQLELIPIFDTPPTEAELTDLIQKSGLEVKKFFNTSGEVYKEQQLKDKLPGMSVEEQIRLLASNGRLIKRPIVTDGDKVTVGFKEDTYEQEWNNR from the coding sequence ATGAGTCAATTAAAAGTATATCAGTACGCCAAATGCGGGACATGCCGCAAAGCAGTGAAGTGGCTGGAGGCACAAGAGCATCAGCTAGAGTTAATTCCTATTTTTGATACCCCGCCTACTGAAGCTGAGCTTACAGATTTGATCCAGAAGAGCGGCCTTGAGGTTAAGAAATTTTTCAATACTAGCGGAGAGGTCTACAAAGAGCAACAGCTGAAGGATAAGTTGCCTGGGATGTCGGTAGAAGAGCAGATTCGTCTGCTAGCTTCGAATGGTCGCCTCATCAAACGTCCTATTGTAACGGACGGAGACAAGGTCACCGTTGGCTTCAAGGAAGATACGTATGAGCAGGAGTGGAATAATCGCTAA
- a CDS encoding HRDC domain-containing protein — translation MEVIFMNRLARITDQNEELAQVWIGEEEGAWHLGWSLYEEGDREDKVWYEGSSWEELMHIYRHQLALQMSEGFRPLLQGLFHEIEDLRSRNYGGQRLQCYSELYANETLYADLCTWRRKRAASDRKAPYFIATNRLLRMISSYVPLTMDELMQLPGVGESKASEYGQAWLELTNGVERSTVFPLDWVYSALKEEEYENWLYRQKEQKYKQELDKFKTRKQVLEGMKEGHTLEEIVHRSGLSRRELIELLEILDLEGYDTDCLLDAELAIMPEQEQEAVWNAYEELGDAFLKPVLHKVYGEEKPGGGSLEQVYEKLRMIRIRYRRHVETEQNVS, via the coding sequence ATGGAAGTCATTTTTATGAACAGATTAGCAAGAATTACAGATCAGAATGAAGAGCTCGCACAGGTGTGGATTGGCGAAGAAGAAGGCGCATGGCATCTGGGTTGGAGCTTGTATGAGGAAGGGGATCGAGAGGATAAGGTTTGGTATGAGGGCAGTTCGTGGGAAGAACTCATGCATATTTATCGTCATCAACTAGCACTACAGATGAGTGAAGGGTTCCGACCGTTACTACAAGGTTTATTTCATGAGATTGAAGATTTGCGATCACGAAATTATGGTGGACAACGGCTTCAATGTTATAGCGAGTTGTATGCCAATGAAACATTGTATGCAGATCTATGCACATGGCGTAGAAAGAGAGCCGCTTCTGACCGGAAGGCTCCTTATTTTATTGCAACGAACCGGTTGCTTCGCATGATTAGTTCGTATGTGCCATTGACGATGGATGAACTGATGCAATTGCCGGGTGTTGGAGAGAGCAAGGCCTCCGAGTATGGTCAAGCATGGCTGGAGCTAACGAACGGAGTGGAGCGTTCCACCGTATTTCCACTCGACTGGGTATACTCTGCATTGAAAGAAGAGGAGTACGAGAACTGGCTTTATCGACAGAAGGAACAGAAGTATAAACAGGAACTAGACAAATTCAAGACACGTAAGCAAGTACTTGAAGGCATGAAGGAAGGGCACACGTTAGAGGAGATTGTTCACCGTTCGGGATTGTCACGCCGAGAGCTAATCGAATTACTGGAGATCTTAGATCTAGAGGGTTATGATACGGATTGTCTTCTTGATGCAGAGCTTGCCATTATGCCTGAACAAGAACAAGAAGCCGTATGGAACGCCTATGAGGAACTAGGAGACGCGTTTCTGAAGCCTGTGCTACATAAAGTATATGGGGAAGAAAAACCAGGTGGAGGTAGCCTGGAGCAAGTATATGAGAAGCTTCGTATGATCCGGATTCGTTATCGTCGTCATGTGGAGACGGAGCAGAACGTCAGTTAA
- a CDS encoding 5'-3' exonuclease, whose amino-acid sequence MNQRNEPTLLLVDGMAVLFRAFYATSASGYIRRTKAGLPTNAVYGFIRYFWDAVQTFGPSHVICCWDMGGKTFRGEEYAAYKGNRPEAPNDLIPQFELIREVMDSLNIPNIGAAGYEADDCIGTLAKYYTEQTDMNVMVLTGDHDMLQLINDRTSIIIMKKGHGNYMVYTPESLMAEKQLTPRQVIDMKGLMGDASDNYPGVRGIGEKTALKLVQEYDSIEGILDNLDKLTPSVRKKIENDLDMLHLSRKLAEIHCAVPVACALDMCELRLDPDTVMDKFEQLEMKSLGSWMGVAIG is encoded by the coding sequence GTGAATCAACGTAATGAACCTACTTTGTTGCTAGTAGACGGTATGGCAGTGTTGTTCCGGGCATTTTACGCAACATCTGCAAGCGGATATATTAGACGTACAAAGGCAGGCTTGCCCACCAATGCAGTTTACGGATTTATCCGTTATTTCTGGGATGCGGTTCAGACCTTTGGGCCAAGTCACGTCATCTGTTGTTGGGATATGGGTGGAAAGACGTTTCGTGGCGAAGAGTATGCCGCTTACAAAGGCAATCGTCCCGAAGCTCCGAATGATCTAATTCCGCAGTTTGAGTTAATTCGTGAAGTCATGGATAGTCTGAATATTCCGAACATTGGAGCAGCTGGATATGAGGCTGACGATTGCATCGGCACGTTAGCGAAATATTACACAGAGCAGACAGACATGAATGTAATGGTACTGACGGGTGATCATGACATGTTGCAACTGATTAATGATCGTACAAGCATTATTATTATGAAAAAAGGTCATGGCAACTACATGGTGTACACACCAGAGTCGCTAATGGCGGAGAAACAACTTACACCTCGCCAAGTCATTGATATGAAGGGCTTGATGGGGGATGCAAGTGACAATTATCCAGGGGTTCGAGGCATTGGTGAGAAGACGGCACTGAAGCTTGTTCAGGAGTATGATTCAATCGAAGGGATTCTGGACAACTTGGATAAGCTTACACCTTCGGTACGCAAAAAAATTGAGAATGATCTGGACATGCTTCATCTGTCCCGCAAATTAGCAGAGATTCACTGCGCTGTTCCAGTTGCATGTGCACTGGATATGTGTGAATTACGTCTGGATCCGGATACGGTGATGGACAAGTTTGAACAACTTGAGATGAAGAGCCTTGGCTCTTGGATGGGAGTGGCAATAGGGTGA
- a CDS encoding MOSC domain-containing protein codes for MKLTQQSELGDSPTAVLSLNVGQPKPLPGQKREVLSGIVKTPVSSPVFLSFTGMTGDAQADLEHHGGPDKAVCVYDYSRYPLLEQLMERKLEWGACGENLTVEGCAEDLVRIGDVYQLGDAMVQVSQPRQPCFKLAARYDYKGLPVYFQESGHTGFYFRVLQEGEVKPGSVFKRISTDLTSMTILEANRVMHQGKRDAEGIRALLAITTLSNSWRQTLVNRLEKLEGESLN; via the coding sequence ATGAAACTCACACAACAATCCGAATTGGGCGATAGCCCTACAGCTGTCCTTTCTCTAAATGTGGGTCAGCCTAAACCTTTGCCTGGTCAAAAACGTGAAGTGCTGAGCGGAATTGTGAAGACTCCCGTTTCTAGTCCTGTTTTCTTGTCATTCACGGGCATGACTGGGGATGCTCAGGCTGATCTAGAGCACCATGGGGGACCCGACAAGGCGGTTTGTGTCTATGACTATAGCCGTTATCCTTTGCTGGAGCAATTGATGGAGCGCAAGCTGGAGTGGGGGGCTTGTGGCGAAAATTTGACGGTCGAGGGCTGTGCAGAGGATCTGGTGCGGATTGGCGATGTGTATCAATTAGGCGATGCTATGGTTCAAGTTAGTCAGCCCAGACAACCTTGCTTCAAGTTGGCAGCTCGATATGACTACAAGGGCTTGCCTGTATATTTTCAGGAAAGTGGACATACCGGCTTTTATTTTCGTGTGTTACAAGAAGGAGAAGTGAAGCCAGGTTCTGTATTCAAACGAATTAGCACGGATTTAACCTCCATGACTATTCTGGAAGCGAACCGGGTGATGCATCAGGGTAAACGGGACGCGGAAGGCATTCGTGCCTTGCTGGCCATTACAACCCTCTCGAACAGCTGGAGACAAACGTTGGTAAACCGTTTGGAGAAGCTGGAAGGCGAGTCGTTGAATTGA
- the corA gene encoding magnesium/cobalt transporter CorA, with protein MKIRLVNNGVFIPVDDIQQALTPPAEGFYWIDADVDDLAVLQPLFMMHDLAVEDCLSDEEQRPKIEIYESHYFIVINSIRFDDEEIFLRAVNLFLGRHFIISVTKQKVSELRTLKPILWEQEVSTPDRLLYLLVDLIVDNYFTVGDRIEARIEKLEEDILMHTKKSHLNEIIGLRSEILWLKKVLGPQKEVINTLNKKDLRLIDDQLQKYFSDIYENAVKISETFETYRDLMGNLREAYQSSIANRANEIMRVFTAITTVFMPLTVITGIYGMNFEFMPELHWKYSYFVVIGLMVTLGLSMFFIFRKKDWI; from the coding sequence ATGAAAATCCGGTTGGTAAACAACGGTGTATTTATCCCAGTGGATGATATTCAGCAAGCGCTGACTCCACCAGCGGAGGGCTTTTACTGGATTGATGCGGATGTGGATGATCTGGCCGTGCTTCAGCCGCTATTTATGATGCATGACCTAGCGGTGGAAGACTGCTTAAGTGACGAGGAACAGCGTCCGAAGATCGAAATTTATGAAAGTCATTATTTTATTGTCATTAATAGCATTCGTTTTGATGATGAAGAGATATTTTTACGTGCCGTCAACCTGTTCTTGGGCAGACATTTCATTATCAGTGTGACCAAACAGAAAGTCAGTGAGCTGCGAACTTTAAAACCTATTCTATGGGAGCAGGAAGTCAGTACTCCGGATCGTCTGTTATACTTGCTGGTTGACTTAATTGTCGACAATTACTTTACTGTCGGTGATCGAATTGAGGCACGGATCGAGAAGCTTGAGGAAGATATTCTGATGCACACCAAAAAATCTCACCTAAACGAAATAATCGGGCTTCGTAGTGAGATTCTATGGCTCAAAAAAGTGCTTGGTCCTCAAAAAGAGGTCATCAATACACTTAACAAAAAAGACTTGCGTCTCATTGATGATCAATTGCAGAAATACTTCAGCGATATTTATGAGAATGCGGTAAAGATTTCCGAAACGTTCGAAACCTATCGGGATCTGATGGGCAACTTACGTGAGGCTTATCAATCCAGTATTGCGAACCGAGCGAATGAGATCATGCGTGTGTTTACCGCCATCACCACAGTATTCATGCCCTTGACCGTTATTACCGGTATCTACGGGATGAACTTCGAATTTATGCCAGAATTGCACTGGAAATATTCATACTTTGTGGTTATTGGGCTTATGGTGACACTTGGCCTGAGTATGTTCTTCATTTTCCGCAAAAAAGACTGGATCTGA
- a CDS encoding ROK family protein, translated as MTILGAIEAGGTKFVCGIGNEKGEVLERASFPTTTPEETMAQVIAFFEGKNIEALGVGSFGPIDPIEGSPTYGYITTTPKPHWGQYNLIGKLKEHYDVPMTFDTDVNGAALGEATWGAAKGLDSCLYITVGTGIGAGAVVSGQMVHGLSHPEMGHIIVRRHPEDTFEGFCPYHSDCLEGLAAGPAINKRWEQPAYELSPDHKAWEIEAHYLAHALMNYVLILSPQKIVMGGGVMKQEQLFPLIRKKLQELLNGYVQHPALQSDIDQYVVSPGLGDNAGLCGSLALAKLALNK; from the coding sequence ATGACGATCTTAGGCGCGATTGAAGCTGGAGGCACGAAGTTTGTATGTGGTATTGGAAATGAAAAGGGAGAAGTGTTGGAACGAGCAAGCTTTCCTACGACAACACCTGAAGAAACGATGGCGCAAGTCATTGCTTTCTTTGAAGGTAAAAATATTGAAGCTCTAGGTGTAGGTTCTTTTGGCCCAATTGACCCGATTGAAGGCAGTCCAACGTACGGATACATTACCACTACACCCAAACCACATTGGGGGCAATACAACCTTATTGGCAAATTGAAGGAACATTATGATGTGCCAATGACGTTTGATACCGATGTGAATGGAGCTGCACTTGGTGAAGCGACTTGGGGCGCAGCCAAAGGATTAGACAGTTGCTTGTATATTACGGTGGGTACAGGAATTGGTGCAGGTGCTGTAGTTTCTGGTCAAATGGTACATGGATTGTCTCATCCAGAGATGGGACATATCATCGTACGTAGACATCCGGAGGATACCTTTGAAGGATTCTGCCCTTATCATAGCGATTGCCTAGAAGGACTTGCTGCAGGTCCAGCGATTAACAAACGATGGGAACAACCAGCTTATGAGTTATCACCGGATCACAAAGCATGGGAGATCGAGGCTCATTACTTGGCGCATGCACTTATGAACTATGTTCTGATTCTCTCCCCACAGAAAATTGTGATGGGCGGCGGTGTGATGAAGCAGGAGCAGCTCTTCCCTTTGATACGCAAAAAATTACAGGAATTGCTGAATGGTTATGTACAGCATCCCGCACTTCAGTCCGATATCGATCAATATGTGGTCTCACCGGGTCTTGGAGATAACGCAGGGCTGTGCGGCTCCTTGGCGCTTGCGAAGCTTGCACTAAATAAATAA